In the Scyliorhinus torazame isolate Kashiwa2021f chromosome 4, sScyTor2.1, whole genome shotgun sequence genome, one interval contains:
- the tmem14a gene encoding transmembrane protein 14A: MPFDWISYSYAAIVTVGGILGYTRRGSVMSLLSGLLFGSLAGYGAYQVSNDPQNVKISLLTAGILTTVMGVRFKRSGKLIPAGLIGGISLFMVLRLIIVML; the protein is encoded by the exons ATGCCTTTCGATTGGATAAGCTATTCCTACGCTGCTATCGTGACCGTGGGTGGCATCCTAGGATACACTCGGAGAG GGAGTGTGATGTCTTTGCTATCTGGACTGCTTTTTGGATCACTAGCAGGATATGGTGCTTATCAGGTTTCAAATGACCCACAAAATGTGAAGATCTCCTTGT TAACTGCCGGAATTTTGACCACAGTAATGGGAGTGCGCTTTAAAAGATCTGGAAAGTTAATACCTGCCGGTCTCATCGGTGGAATCAG CTTGTTTATGGTTCTACGATTGATAATTGTGATGCTGTAA